One genomic region from Brassica napus cultivar Da-Ae unplaced genomic scaffold, Da-Ae ScsIHWf_1193;HRSCAF=1710, whole genome shotgun sequence encodes:
- the LOC125596341 gene encoding uncharacterized protein LOC125596341, protein MDFVTDFPTTRNQKDAVWVVVDRLTKSAHFLPMQKGDGVDQIVRIYLDEIVRLHGVSASIVSDRDSRFTSYFWQAFQKALGTRMNMSTAYHPQTDGQSERTIQTLEDMLRAVVLDWGDSWEKHLPLVEFAYNNSFHTSIGMSPYEALYGRPCRTRLCWTQMITFKGRAIVSGRRKLDPRYLGPFRIIERVGAVAYKLELPPAMDAFHNMFHVSQLRKCLSDQDIVLHEIPTDLGKNLTLETRPVRIVDRAEKTTRKKTIPMIKVVWEYNGKDVITWETEARMKAEYPEWYDQVVPKETHDEDSRTNPSQVGETSHVPSPR, encoded by the exons atggattttgtgaccgATTTTCCTACGACCAGGAACCAaaaggatgcggtttgggtggTGGTTGACAGACTAACCAAGTCGGCCCACTTCTTACCAATGCAGAAAGGAGATGGAGTGGATCAGATCGTGAGGATTTACTTGGACGAGATAGTACGTCTGCATGGAGTGTCGGCTAGTATTGTCTCGGACAGAGACTCTAGGTTCACCTCTTACTTCTGGCAGGCTTTTCAAAAAGCCTTAGGAACAAGAATGAacatgagcacagcctatcaTCCTCAGACGGATGGGCAGTCAGAGAGGACAATCCAGACATTGGAGGACATGTTAAGGGCCGTGGTGTTGGATTGGGGCGACTCATGGGAAAAGCATCTACCCTTGGTCGAGTTTGCCTACAACAACAGTTTCCACACTAGCATTGGgatgtcaccttatgaagcACTGTATGGACGGCCTTGCAGGACGcgattatgctggacccaa ATGATCACATTCAAAGGGAGGGCTatagtttctggcagaagaaaactagaccctaggtacttgggtccgtTCAGAATCATAGAAAGAGTTGGGGCTGTGGCTTATAAGTTGGAACTGCCACCAGCCATGGATGCGTTCCACAACATGTTTCATGTGTCCCAACTCCGAAAATgtttgtctgatcaggacatagtcCTACACGAGATCCCTACAGATTTGGGTAAGAATCTGACTCTAGAGACGAGGCCGGTCCGCATAGTGGATCGAGCAGAAAagacaacaaggaagaagaccatTCCCATGATCAAGGTCGTGTGGGAATACAATGGCAAGGAtgtaatcacttgggaaacagaggcAAGGATGAAGGCCGAGTATCCTGAGTGGTATGATCAGGTGGTCCCCAAGGAAACACATGAtgaggattcgaggacgaatccatcccaagtgggggagacttctCATGTCCCCAGTCCGAGATAG